The region TTGCTCAAATTTTGTTCTTTTAGGTTCCACAAGTTACAAgggctttattttttatttttcctttttggaACATACTGATTTGTTTCTGCAGTTTAACACACATTAAGAATTGTCTGCATGTCTGATAGGTGCATGACTGATTTCACAACAGGAAGCTTCTGCAAAGGATCTCTCTTTGTGTGGCTCACTGACACAAAACTTTTGAGGGTTAAAACAATGGTAGCTATGCAAAATATCTACCTATCTCTCTATGCTTTCTGTGGGTCAGAAAAGCACAAACGGATTATTAAGACTACAGAAAGTGCTCTTCAGATATAATGCATGAAGAGAACTTCAAGCATAATGACATCCCCAATTGTGAGGCCATCAAATTCATTCATCTTATAAGATATCCACACGAGCTCAAAAACAAATTGATTACCTTTGTGGCAATATTTCCCTCCAAATCCGGGAGGACATCTGCATTTCCCGGGCCGAAGGCACTGTCCTCCATTCTTACATTTGGGGTAACAGCTGGCTGCgtttcacacaaacacattcagagCTTTCAGAAATCTGATACTGAGTTCCCAAAGTGGCTTTAATGTTGCACTCAAGGCTCCTGTATGTTTCATCTGAAGTCTTccaaaatgaaaataataatggCCACGTTATCATTTATAGACTATTTGCTAAAAGAAGTAACTTAATACTAATTGACAAAAGGATAAGAACTTTCTCAAATttatacacacatggacacacacacacgcacacaaacaaacacaaacagttaacgggTTGCTATTACTGCAATATACAGTTGTGCAATAACTGAACGTGAACATACTGCCGCATCTTTTTCTCAGTGTAACATCTGCCATATTTTCATGGTTTTTATTTTCACACCAATACTCTTGATCAACCCTGCGTTTCTGTATATACAGGTCTTTATTCTAGTCTATTTTATAGGCACAATGTACTTCGGTTTAGTCTAGTTCTTTATGTTGTATATTCCCTATAGTTTTTTTCTTGctattgtgtgtatttttgataCTGTGTGCCTTTTGCTTATGCGAGCTGTACTGATGCTTTAATTTCCCTCAGAATCAGTAaagtctctatctgtctgtgcagtgtTTTGAACATCTATTTAATCAAACTTCTCTCCAGCCATGAAATCATCATCATACCCGTATAAGACTGAAACAACTTATCTCCAGCCatgaaatcatcatcatcatcatatttttggggtgagtgatgtctgcaagcgctgcagttgtgcagctgtgaaccggagtcaaattcctcgtgtgcataggcacactggCCATATAAAGCtgattatgattatgatcatCATCACACCCGTGCACAACTCAAACAAAACTTCTCTCCAGCCAAGAAATCATCatcaatcaccatcatcatcaccatcctcATCTATGACCCCAACAAACTCAGCGTGTAGTCTGTAACGGGAACAAAATGTATTACGTCATCACCATACTGGCAGGTCTCTCCCTCGTAGCCGCGCGAGCAGAAGCATGTGTTGTTTCGGATGCACAAGCCCGCGTGTTTGCACGGGGGCGCGCACGTCGCTCTTGTGTCGAAAACGAACGGGAGCGCGACTCCCCTCGGCGCGTCGGAGCGCGAAGCggcgacacacacgcacgcgagcGCAGCCAAGCAGGCCAGCAGCGCGAGCTCCGTGGGATGGAGGTGCACGGGCGGCATGTTTTCCACGTCGGCCGGCGCGTGAGAAGCTGGAAGcggggaggaagagagaagatGGTGGAATACGCGGTCCGCTGCTAAAGTTCCCCCcgggcaacaaaaaaaataaatctttatTTTGCTTCGTCTTTTTCTTTTCTGAGTTTATCCCTCTTGTTGGAGAGAGAGACTACATCCGAAGTCGGTGAGAGGAGCTTCTGTGAGGAGGGGGAGTATGGAGGAGCGGGGTAGTGTGCTGCGGGGGTTGGCCTTGGAGAGTGAGGGTGGGTGGAGACAGGGTGGGGTCATATTTAGTttaatttattgtttatttgacaggaacAAGGCACAATTTTACAACTGCGCCTGAGTTAGTCGGCAGCTagtttgcatctgcagtccctgggcaggcaaacaaacaattaatacagaagtgaAAACAACGCATATTTGAAACTAGACAGGTGCGTTTCCCGGGGACTTTGAGGGGGGTTGCTAAATAATCATCAGTGTTGGCAAATTTGTGGTTGCCACATTGAACCTGTCGGTCACAGTTAGACGGCTTTTAAACTTTCTGAAATCTTGTTTTTATTCGTCCAGGTTTAGCCTGTTAAATAGTGTTTTATTCGCCTGCAGCAAAGTGAAAAGTTAGCAAGACGTCATGTCAGTACGCTtttcacattacacacacacacacacacacactcacacaaacgcaTTGGAAACGTTCAAAATTCAACGAAAAAGATTGATGGGGGAGTTGTAGATTGTTAAAACAGACAGCAAGCCGAGGACCGTTTCCTGCCTATGAATgatttttgcagacaaaatcgaaATACTTGAGCGTTGGGTGGGTTGCCGATGGAAACCCACAACCAATGATTATAGAATTATGCATTTACAGAAATTTGACATAGACATTATTTGATAAGGACAACTGTTGGGACATTTCTCATACCTGTTAAGAGCAATTTTACTCATTCAGAGTCGACTAAAACACAGCTGGTTCAAAGTGGACCAACGTCAACCTgggctttctttttttccccaagatTTGCTTTATGTTGGAAGTTCATGTAGACCACGTGTGGAAAACTCATTTCCTTACACATAGAACTCTATCTGATAATAAACAGGACGAATGAAGGTCCTCTATAATATCAACCTTCTTGATTTCTTCTTCAACCCTATGAATCAACCTTCTTGGAtgttcttacctagattattgagcatgcataaagatgtccTCTATAATAAACTTTAATAAAACAATTCAGTTTAGGATGTTGCTGTTATTTCCATCTTACAGACTCCCTCCACTGAAGACTGAGCCCCTACAGGCAAGTTATTAATGCCGTTTCTTTACTTTTGCTTAAATATATTGTGatgttttccctctttttctaaaAGAAGCAGTCATATTATATAAATTGTAATGTGACAGAAACTTCCACCCTTTGGACTATTGTGTCCTTGAGAAAGACAAGAGGGTGAGCTACTGACCTAAAAAAATGAAATCTAATTGATCATTTCAAAACTCACACATGCTATCTTCTTATCCAATACCTCTTAACATTGGAGAAATTTACTAAAGGAATTCGCCTAAACAGCAGTGACTGGtctttccaaaggagttgaatcaagtgcaactggacttggtaccaagtccagttgcacttgattcaactcctttggataaccatgacctggatgaatgagaacattcacagacagtgacTGGTCTATTTTGTGGAGCGTTGCTTCAGTTCTGTATAACTCATCTTGGAAGACAAACTACACAGTGAAACCACTTCCTTGCTCTCCTGAAGTCTATTTATTTTCCAGACATTTTGGACCGAGATTGGGAAGAAAAGCAGTCTGGACACTCCAAACTACTTCACAGTTCCATTTCCTGACATGGGGATTTCTCCAGTGTCTATCTGAGAGAGATTGGTGGCCAAAGGCTGAACTTCAAGAGCATGTAACAGTATTATCTTTCTACTGTATGAATATGGTAAGTTTATTTGAACTCTTAAGTCATTGTGATGTGATGAAACAGAACAGTAGAATACAGTGATAACAAGATGTGACAAAACAGATAAGAGCACAATCTCTCGTACATGCaagctaaaaaaaagaagagctaAAACAGCTTACCCCTAAACAAAGGAAAATTTAAATTAGATAAGAAACAACTGAAGTCAAATTTCTACTCATATATCACAGTTACAGTCTCAGAGGGTTTCACATTCGCACAAAGGACGGCCTCCTCTATCCTTTCACATTTGATTCAGATGAGTAAAAACACGGGGAAAGTCTTTCCAAGAggaaaatgggagaaacctcaggaagggcATCAATGAGGAACCCCTCCTCCAGGATAGATAGGCATGTAAAGGTGTCAAGTGGGCAAGGGAGGCAATGTGGTAACACATTTAGACGTAAAACACTGTGAATAAGTCTTATTTGAACAGAATAACAAGATCTAAATAATGAAACGGGTAGTATAATAaatttaggaatcaggaacactttgtcgtttcacttcatgcatttgagtacatgaaatgaaacaaaatgcctacaaaatgccgtttccccctgaccacagcagtacaacgcaaagacaaaaacacatccaaaaactacaagaacacacatacccaaactaacacatatatcaaaacttaaaaaaaaacaaaataaaaaaaatcactgtctgtcGCGTATTGATTACGTCATTACGTCGCGCTTTGATGCGGAACGCGGAGGAAGAATAAATATCGAGTAAAGTGAAATAATGAGAAACGTGGGTCTCGGTGTGCGTATGGTTTAATTCAGTTCTACTTGGTATAATATGCAAGTTAGAAGTGtaacagtggcgacgaggatactAAATTCGAATAGTTAAATCTGGAAAGTGAGTTTAGTTCGTCCGCGAGATGGAGAACACCAACGTGCCAAAGTTTGATTGCTACAACGAGCCTGCTACGCTAGGTCCTCGTTGGAGTAGATGGCTAACGGCTTTCGAGTTGTTCGCAGATGGTAAAggtctgataatgacagacaatgTCAGCGCAAGTACAAAGATTAGGAGAAGAGTATTACTTTTACATCACGCAGGGACAGGTGTGCAGGACGGGAGGTCCTGAAGATTATGCCAAAGCAGTGGATGCACTGAATAACTATTTCGTGCCTCAGGTGAATACCGCGTTCGCGCGCCAGACTTTCTACCGATTGTCACAGAACAATGGCGAGACTGTACAACAGTTTTCTAACACGTTTGCGCCAGACAGCTAAAGACTGTGGTTTTGGGGCGGATATGTCTTAACCAGCTCAGGGATGCGGTGCTGAGTAAATGCATGTTAGAATATGTGCGGAGAAAGCTGCTTGAGGAGGGTTCGGTGCTGACTTTAGCGAGAGCGCTAGAGATTGCTGCGCAGTGTGAAAGAGTAGAACAACAGATGGCAGCAATGAGAGTGAGTAACACGGACGCAAAGGAAACTGAGACTGTGAACCAGGTATCCaaagggaaatgggccaagaagagCCGAAAACGTGAAGGGGAAggaaaagggaaagagaaagtgTGCTATCGTTGTGGGCACGGAGACCACTTTGCAAAAGATGAAACATGTCCACGCGGGCAAACCTGCAGGAAGTGCGGTGGTAAAGACCACTATGCGAAAATGTGCAAATCTAAAGGTGGCAAACAGTCAGTGAAATATGTAGACTCAGAAAAGGAAGAGCAACAGGATAAAGGTTATGCATTTGTAGTACGTGACAGTAGCAATATTGATAGATTAACATTTAATGTGGGTGGTGTAGACCTAGTAATGTTAATTGACTCAGGGGCTACGACCAATATAGTAGATGAAAACACATGGGAAGGACTAAAGAGAGAACAAATTAAGTGTCAGTCCTCCACTTCAGACAAAAATCTGTATACATACTCGTCAAAGGAACCACTTCCTGTGAAGGGAGTGTTCACATGTGAGGTGAAGATAGGGAAAAGGGAAACCCAAGCAGAGTTCACAGTAGTAGCGGGTCAGGGAATACCACtactagggagagagacagctatgGAGCTAGGTGTGCTAAAAGTGGGTGTAGATGTAGCAGCGGTGACTGATATCAGGGCAGAGGTAAAGAGGAAGTACCCAAAGCTCTTCACAGGGGTTGGTAAGCTCAATACCAAACAGATCAGTCTGCATATCGACAACGACGTGGAACCCGTAGCACAACCACTGAGACGAGTACCGTTCCATCTGAGGGAGGCAGTCGACAAGAAGATAGAGGAGCTGCTAAGCATGGACATTATCGAAAAGGTTGAGGGCCCAACACTGTGGGTAAACCCAGTCGTAGTAGTTCCCAaagcaaaagatactgacatcagACTATGCCTAGATATGAGAATGGCAAACAGGGCGCTGACTACAAAAGAGGTTGAGAAAGCCTCTGCAGAGGATGAAGAACTGAATGAGGTGAGGAAAGCGATACAGAGTGGCCGGTTTGAGAAGTGTTCAGCCTATGCACCTATTGCAAAGGAACTATGCACTATAGGACAGTTAGTGTTAAGAGGAACGAGAATTGTTCCGCCGCAGAGCCTACAGAACAGAGCTCTAGCGTTAGCTCATGAAGGACATTTAGGTATTGTAGGGACAAAACAGCAGCTCAGGGGAaaggtgtggtggccagggatgtACGGGGAAACAGAGAAATATGTTAAGTCATGTCACGGGTGCCAACTAGTGGCGCGGCCCGACGTACCAGAGCCATTGTGGCCCACAGCTCTCCCTGATGGACCATGGCAGGATATTGCCACAGATTTGTTAGGTCCGTTACCAACAGGACATTCTATCTTAGTAGTTGTAGACTACTACAGCAGATATTATGAGTACGAGATCATGCGATCCACCACGACAGACAAAGTGATAGATCGTCTAGAGAACATATTCAGCCGCCAcggtctatctgtctctatcaggTCCGACTGTGGACCACAGTTCTTGTCATCACAGTTCCAGGAGTTCTGTCAAGACAACGGCATACAGCACGTGAAAACAACGCCTAAATGGGCACAAGCAAATGGAGAAGTGGAGAGGCAAAACGCGTCGATCATGAATCGGATACGCATCGCACAGGCGGAGGGACTGGACTAGGAGAAGGAACTCCGGAGGTACGTCACCATCTACAGATCCATAGACCACTCCACCACGGGCAAGAGCCCAGCCAAACTCTTGTTCAACAGAAAGCTGAGAGGAAAGCTGCCGGACATCAGTACACCTAGGAGTGACCTGGAGGCACGGGACACTGATGCAGAGCGAAAGGGGAAGTccaaaatatactgctcaaaaaaataaagggaacacctaaaaacacaatatagacctcgatgaatgaaatatttcagctgaaaatctttatttattagacagaggaatgtgtttagagcaaaataacctaagaatgatcaatggaaatcaaaatcattagcccattaaggtctggattcagaatcatactcaaaatcaaagtggaaaatgagaacataggctgatccaacttctgtggaaattcttcaagacgattcagaatgaggctcagtagtgtgtgtggcctccacgtgcctgtatgcactccctacaacgtctgggcatgctcctgatgagacgacggatggtctcctgggggatctcctcccagacctggatcagggcatgggtcaactcctggacagtctgtggtgcgacatcgcgttggcatatggtacgagacatgatgtcccagaggtgctcgattggattcaggtctggggaacgtgcaggccagtccacagcatcaatgccctcgacatacaggtactgctgacacactctggccacatgaggacgagcattgtcatgcatgagcaggaacccagggcccactgcaccagcatatggtctgacaatgggtctgaggatctcatcccggtacctaatggcagtcatggtacctctggctagcacgtagaggtctgtgcggccctccaaggatatgcctccccagaccatcactgacccaccgccaaactggtcatgctggaggatgttgcaggcagcagaacgttctccacagcgtctccagactctctcacgtctgtcacgtgttcagtgtgaacctgctctcatctgtgaagagcacagggtgccaatggcgaatctgccaaccaagacgtTCTCTGGCAaaagtcaatcgggctgcacggtgttgggctgtgagcacaggccccaattgtggacgtcgggccctcataccatcctcatgcattctgtttctcactgtttgagcagaaacctgcacattagtggcctgttgaaggtcgttttgtagggctccggcagtgctcctcctgttcctccttgcacaaaggaccagatagcggtcctgctgcggggttgttgtcctcctgcggccccctccatgtcgcctggtgtactggcctgtctcctggtacctcctccatgctctggacaccttgctgggaggcacatcaaatcttcttgccacagcacacattgatgtgccatcctggatgagctgcactacctgagcaacttctgtaggttgcagataccgcctcatgccacctctagtggtgagggcactagcaaaatgaaaaactaaccaaagatcggccagaaaagatgaggacaggcaaatggtctgtggccaccacctgcaaatccattccttttataggggttgtcttgcaaattgtctaatttccaccaggtggaaattagacaatttaccaacaggtgaaattgattcacaaatcagtgttgcttcctaactggacaggttgatatctcaaaagtgtgattgacttggagctacactgcattgcttatgtgttccctttatttttttgagcagtgtatatgccGACGACCGACGCGGAGCCAAACCATCCCAAGTACAAGTGGGAGATGAAGTCCTTTTGAAACAGGACAAGGCAGATAAGTTCACGACAACTTTCAACCAGACACCACACACGGTAATCAGTAAGAACAGTAACAATGTGGTAGTCGAGTCACCCACAGGAGCTCAGTACTCCAGAAACATAACCCATGTCAAAAGGTACACACCAGCTGAGCTGACGTCATCATCTGCTGGaaaagaaacacagacaacacTGAGTGAGAATGAAAACCAGGGACTTGAACACACAGAGAGGTCCACACCAGAGACACTCAGTCAGGGGTCATCCCCATGCCGACCTCTGACagcacacacagagagacctcgACGAGAAATAAAGATGCCCCGGAGATTCACAGGTTTTGTTATGAAGTGAATTCAATGTGAGAATGCATATGTTCATGTGTATGGTAATAGAGAAAATTAATACACAGTGCTAGGGGGCAGGGATGTTTATTCTGTGAGAGAATGTTATTAACGTTCAAATATATGGTTATGTTGTTCAAGTGACCTGTTGTTTATGTAAAGGAGACATTAGAGTTCTAATCCAAGTAAGGGGGGGATGTCGTGTATTGATTACGTCATTACGTCGCGCTTTGATGCGGAACGCGGAGGAAGAATACATATGGAGTAAAGTGAAGTAATGAGAAATGTGACTCTCGGTGTGTGTATGATTTAATTCGGTTCTACTTGGCATAATATGCAAGTTAGAAATGTAAaattgtccaagggaatgaatgtcagccaggatgaatgtcggaactgccggtctgcatgcattagcagttagcttagccagccccgcttctgcgtcctgtcagaccgcgctCGGCGTTTCCTccgtgggcgcagctccaggcagggggtgTGGccgccgggcccaccggacgaagcagaccaagctctcccagccgacccagcgccagctctcccagccagacaccctcgacacacctccccgcgttCCTCACGACGACAGCAAAAACGCCACAGTCAacgccgggtgaggccgccgccagaccgccctcggtgttattggaactgccggtctgcatgggcttagcagttagcttagtctgccccactctctcagccatcaaacgaagacaaaacttgagatgcagacgtggacaaagac is a window of Lampris incognitus isolate fLamInc1 chromosome 9, fLamInc1.hap2, whole genome shotgun sequence DNA encoding:
- the seraf gene encoding von Willebrand factor D and EGF domain-containing protein; translated protein: MPPVHLHPTELALLACLAALACVCVAASRSDAPRGVALPFVFDTRATCAPPCKHAGLCIRNNTCFCSRGYEGETCQYASCYPKCKNGGQCLRPGKCRCPPGFGGKYCHKVTCESGCWNGGECIAVNGVAKCICPSSWAGSKCQEAICPQGCRNGGSCVAPGICSCPEGWLGGACHTAVCSRPCLNGGKCISPETCRCRAPYSGPRCEEKKKTH